From the genome of Pseudomonas sp. TMP9, one region includes:
- a CDS encoding tryptophan synthase subunit beta: MLYVKRDAWGNLQQVEAAPFEGMDGELLADSDEAQSWYANQTVESSLLQLEQSDLDMIRVLEDLITVLIRKGVVRITDLPEAAQGKLVGRSKARDALGGLHRLINDDEAKLI; the protein is encoded by the coding sequence ATGTTGTATGTGAAGCGGGATGCCTGGGGTAATTTGCAGCAGGTGGAGGCAGCGCCATTTGAGGGTATGGATGGCGAGTTGCTGGCGGACAGCGACGAAGCGCAAAGCTGGTATGCCAACCAGACAGTTGAAAGCAGCCTGTTGCAGCTGGAGCAAAGCGACCTGGACATGATCCGGGTGCTAGAAGATTTGATTACTGTGCTGATCCGCAAGGGCGTGGTACGCATCACGGATCTACCGGAAGCAGCGCAGGGCAAACTGGTCGGCCGTAGCAAGGCGCGGGATGCCCTGGGCGGCCTGCATCGGCTAATCAATGATGATGAAGCGAAGCTGATCTGA
- a CDS encoding putative urea ABC transporter substrate-binding protein produces MPMRTLFLRLSVCLLAVTLALPAQASEEPPTFKLCWSIFAGWMPWGYADSEGVMQKWADRYGIRVEISEVPDYVGSIERYSAGEFDACSMTNMDALTIPAAAGVDSTALIIGDFSNGADAILLRGPGLTIQDLKGKTVLLVENSVSHYLLSRALEWALLKPEDVTIQHVSDTQIAEAFLAGQGDAVITWNPVLAKIKQQAQVSQVFSSNLIPGEIVDLTVVNTKVLAAHPELGKALTGAWFETQRLMGMPTEAGRTARAKMASAAGTSAEDFDRQLDTLRSFYSPRYALAFARANKMPELMQRVAQFADQQKLLGNDGKGLEKLGIAFSGERSLGNADNILLRFDGSYMQMAAEKNL; encoded by the coding sequence ATGCCAATGCGCACCCTATTTCTGCGTCTATCCGTTTGCCTACTCGCTGTCACGCTGGCCCTTCCGGCACAGGCCTCTGAAGAACCACCCACCTTCAAACTGTGTTGGTCGATCTTCGCCGGCTGGATGCCTTGGGGCTATGCCGACAGCGAGGGCGTGATGCAAAAGTGGGCCGATCGCTATGGCATTCGCGTCGAAATCAGTGAGGTGCCAGATTATGTCGGCTCCATCGAACGCTACAGTGCAGGCGAATTCGACGCTTGCAGCATGACCAATATGGATGCATTGACCATCCCAGCTGCCGCCGGAGTGGACTCCACCGCGCTAATCATCGGCGACTTTTCAAACGGTGCGGACGCCATTCTGCTGCGCGGCCCAGGCCTAACTATTCAGGATCTCAAGGGCAAAACCGTGCTGCTGGTGGAGAACTCGGTGTCGCACTACCTGCTGAGTCGCGCGCTGGAATGGGCCTTACTGAAACCTGAGGACGTGACCATCCAGCACGTTTCTGACACTCAAATTGCCGAAGCCTTCCTCGCCGGCCAAGGTGATGCCGTGATCACGTGGAATCCGGTTCTGGCCAAAATCAAGCAGCAGGCTCAGGTCAGCCAAGTGTTCAGTTCCAACCTGATTCCCGGCGAGATTGTCGACCTGACTGTAGTTAATACAAAAGTCCTGGCTGCCCATCCGGAGCTGGGCAAGGCACTAACCGGCGCCTGGTTCGAAACCCAGCGTTTAATGGGCATGCCCACCGAAGCAGGGCGAACAGCACGGGCAAAAATGGCCAGTGCTGCCGGCACCAGTGCAGAAGACTTTGACCGGCAACTCGACACCCTTCGCTCGTTTTACTCGCCGCGTTACGCCTTAGCGTTCGCCCGCGCCAACAAAATGCCCGAGCTGATGCAGCGAGTCGCCCAGTTCGCTGACCAACAGAAGCTGCTCGGCAACGATGGCAAAGGCCTGGAGAAACTCGGCATCGCATTCAGTGGTGAACGCAGCCTGGGCAATGCCGATAACATATTGCTGCGCTTCGACGGTAGCTACATGCAAATGGCCGCCGAAAAGAACCTCTGA
- a CDS encoding ion channel, with protein sequence MINGFLLHYRLRLLFFASALLTGVMGWPALSVWPEWAAFLLLVLAGINTLRHKRVFMTMLLVLGLSNLLLLALEKLVNLPAAMSNGIGLVVFYLAMVISLFHRVIHERPVTGELIYGLLALYLQLAMAFAIAYHVVNRFVADAFWSAHGPLQLHDFVYYSLVTLTTVGYGDIHALAPAARLLAGAEAVAGVMFIAIAVARSLMLMSDRGEEV encoded by the coding sequence GTGATCAATGGTTTTTTGCTGCACTACCGCCTGCGTTTGCTGTTTTTTGCCAGCGCGCTTTTAACCGGCGTCATGGGCTGGCCAGCGCTTTCGGTATGGCCGGAATGGGCGGCGTTTTTGCTGTTGGTGTTGGCCGGCATCAATACGCTGCGGCACAAGCGGGTTTTTATGACCATGCTGTTGGTATTAGGCCTTTCTAACCTGCTGCTGTTGGCGCTGGAGAAGCTGGTCAACCTGCCTGCAGCGATGAGCAACGGCATCGGCTTGGTGGTGTTTTACCTGGCGATGGTGATCTCGCTGTTTCATCGCGTGATTCACGAGCGGCCGGTCACTGGCGAATTGATCTATGGCTTGCTGGCTTTGTACCTGCAACTGGCGATGGCATTTGCCATCGCCTATCACGTGGTCAACCGCTTTGTTGCCGATGCCTTTTGGAGTGCGCACGGGCCGTTGCAGCTGCATGACTTCGTCTACTACAGCTTGGTTACCTTGACCACGGTGGGCTATGGCGACATCCACGCCCTAGCACCCGCCGCTCGCTTATTGGCGGGTGCAGAAGCAGTGGCTGGGGTGATGTTTATCGCCATTGCAGTGGCCCGCAGCCTGATGCTGATGAGTGACCGTGGCGAGGAGGTATAA